The Chaetodon auriga isolate fChaAug3 chromosome 22, fChaAug3.hap1, whole genome shotgun sequence genome contains a region encoding:
- the ckap4 gene encoding cytoskeleton-associated protein 4, with protein MTAKNRHKNSSAEKSGTSSQDDASKKSQKSTGNGVSGPGPQGPRSGSCLGLLATAVFYITLLGAAGFAAFYLQQVVEEIRQASARQEESARESAELGTKMESVVQQVESLRSVVDGLESSLGITRVELEGAISRMKRGEVETRRVEEALQKLQNDLLRDLSEGIKEVKEAREKDFSSLEKTVEERLAEVSQSIAASVAEFTEAQGQAQSQLADLKARLGDMEDPVLIKQELSAIVEAVAEIKTAKEDTDTSANSLREQIGTVRAELQTRNQEVASLSQEIETVRSVMQETVGSLRQSLSAAAAGVQALTEKSTTLESSVEQAADVARNAESQANEAAAQVKKRSDDLEARVKASEESGDSLSASVSDITSKVESLLSKYDSHESTLAAQGQAVEKVKAGLEQEMEALKSSLGELQSNMAALGDAQTELPSRDSSVGQQVKDLEERLAALEGSSSSVKPEQLQSLKSMVASLEAKAAKLEGHDQAISTLQKALQETTQTLAGLSQANDNKQK; from the exons ATGACTGCGAAAAACCGACACAAGAACAGCTCGGCCGAGAAGAGCGGCACATCCAGCCAGGATGACGCGTCGAAGAAAAGCCAGAAGAGCACCGGTAACGGGGTGAGCGGCCCCGGACCCCAGGGGCCACGGTCAGGGAGCTGCCTCGGGCTTCTTGCCACCGCTGTGTTTTATATCACGCTACTGGGCGCTGCagggtttgctgctttttatttgcaGCAAGTCGTGGAGGAAATCCGCCAGGCGAGCGCCAGGCAGGAGGAGAGCGCACGGGAGAGCGCAGAGCTGGGCACGAAAATGGAGAGCGTCGTTCAACAG GTGGAGTCTCTGAGGAGTGTTGTGGACGGACTGGAGTCATCACTGGGCATCACACGGGTGGAGCTGGAGGGAGCCATCAGCCGGATGAAGAGGGGCGAGGTGGAGAccaggagggtggaggaggccCTTCAGAAGCTCCAGAACGATCTACTCAGGGACCTTTCAGAGGGCATCAAAGAGGTGAAGGAGGCCCGAGAGAAGGACTTCTCTTCTCTGGAAAAGACTGTAGAGGAGCGTCTGGCTGAGGTGAGTCAGTCCATCGCCGCCAGTGTGGCGGAGTTCACCGAAGCGCAGGGCCAGGCGCAGAGCCAGCTGGCCGATCTCAAAGCCCGTCTGGGCGACATGGAAGACCCCGTGCTCATCAAACAGGAGCTCTCTGCCATTGTTGAGGCCGTAGCTGAAATCAAAACAGCCAAAGAGGATACTGACACCTCAGCAAACTCACTCAGGGAGCAGATAGGCACCGTGAGGGCAGAGCTCCAGACTCGCAACCAGGAAGTAGCCTCGTTGTCTCAGGAAATTGAAACAGTGAGGTCAGTGATGCAAGAGACTGTGGGGAGTCTGAGGCAGTCGCTGTCTGCAGCAGCGGCCGGCGTCCAGGCTCTGACGGAGAAAAGCACAACGCTGGAGAGCAGCGTGGAGCAGGCGGCCGACGTCGCTCGCAACGCGGAGAGCCAGGCGAACGAAGCAGCCGCTCAGGTCAAGAAACGATCAGACGACCTGGAAGCCAGAGTTAAAGCATCAGAGGAGAGCGGAGATTCGCTGTCAGCATCGGTGTCAGACATCACCAGCAAAGTGGAATCGCTGCTCAGCAAATACGACAGCCATGAAAGCACTCTGGCTGCACAGGGGCAGGCGGTGGAGAAGGTCAAAGCTGGCTtggagcaggagatggaggCACTGAAAAGCAGCCTGGGGGAGCTCCAGTCCAACATGGCCGCTCTGGGTGACGCTCAGACCGAGCTCCCTTCGAGGGATTCCAGCGTGGGTCAGCAGGTGAAGGACTTGGAGGAGAGGCTGGCCGCCctggagggcagcagcagcagcgtgaagccagagcagctgcagagcttaAAAAGCATGGTAGCCAGCTTGGAAGCCAAAGCAGCCAAGCTAGAAGGCCACGATCAGGCGATTTCTACCCTTCAGAAGGCTCTGCAGGAGACCACACAGACACTGGCGGGCTTATCCCAAGCCAATGACAACAAGCAAAAGTAG
- the ikbip gene encoding inhibitor of nuclear factor kappa-B kinase-interacting protein isoform X2, which translates to MPTEVKQRKKSQKQSDEASETSPANGKDEAQKGKTEAGSSAAANKTSSGLDVRGLMCLLSLAACGALSWVVLQQNERFSQIEEKYKFLHGKASSLFDMEEEVLKVSKKCESVQPMLESLGAQRGALRPQLEGFEQDVSRLKEWASGLTEKRAQLQTSLTALRDAVGQIEERTSAIAKDFTNKVASVRTDVRRMDGLRSELESLLTQVGELEDKAAQVESNMVKRIGDVLANSIDRVSNLRAASERNSQAIEQLRRRVPELITADKQISEHLRQLESGRARLVRTVTFASDLKPKVATIQRDFGAFEPQLSDLILRIGRLAEDLTKREQEIAELRQTLANLTAVEGDISVTTKQVSEIADISDIGEMHKPT; encoded by the exons ATGCCGACTGAagtgaagcagaggaagaagtcacagaaacaaagtGACGAAGCGTCCGAAACGTCGCCGGCAAATGGCAAAGATGAAGCTCAGAAAGGGAAGACGGAAGCTGGAAGCAGCGCAGCAGCAAATAAAACCTCTTCGGGTTTGGATGTCAGAGGTTTAATGTGCTTACTGTCGCTTGCAGCCTGCGGAGCTCTGAGCTG GGTGGTCCTCCAGCAGAACGAGAGGTTCTCCCAAATTGAAGAGAAGTACAAGTTTTTGCACGGAAAGGCTTCGAGTCTGTTCGACATGGAGGAAGAAGTCCTGAAAGTTTCTAAGAAG tgtgagaGCGTCCAGCCGATGCTGGAGAGTCTGGGGGCTCAGCGGGGGGCCCTGCGGCCTCAGCTGGAGGGTTTCGAGCAGGATGTGAGCCGGCTGAAGGAGTGGGCCTCCGGACTGACTGAGAAACGAGCTCAGCTTCAGACCAGCCTGACCGCACTGCGAGACGCCGTGGGACAGATCGAAGAACGCACCTCAGCCATCGCCAAGGACTTCACCAACAAG GTGGCGTCAGTGAGGACAGATGTGCGCAGGATGGACGGCCTGCGCTCTGAGCTGGAGTCTCTGCTGACCCAGGTGGGGGAGCTGGAGGACAAGGCCGCTCAGGTGGAGAGCAACATGGTCAAACGCATCGGGGACGTGCTGGCCAACAGCATCGACAGGGTCTCAAACCTCCGCGCTGCATCCGAACGCAACAGTCAGGCCATAGAGCAGCTCCGCAGACGCGTCCCTGAACTCATCACCGCTGACAAACAGATCTCAGAGCACCTGAGGCAGCTGGAGAGCGGCAGGGCTCGTCTGGTAAGAACGGTGACCTTTGCCAGTGATCTTAAACCAAAAGTTGCCACTATTCAGAGGGACTTTGGGGCGTTTGAGCCTCAGCTGTCAGACCTGATTCTGCGGATTGGACGACTAGCAGAGGATCTGAcgaagagagagcaggagatcGCTGAGCTTAGACAGACACTGGCTAACCTCACCGCAGTAGAGGGAGACATAAGTGTTACAACCAAACAGGTCAGCGAAATAGCAGATATATCTGATATTGGAGAGATGCACAAGCCAACATGA
- the ikbip gene encoding inhibitor of nuclear factor kappa-B kinase-interacting protein isoform X1: MPTEVKQRKKSQKQSDEASETSPANGKDEAQKGKTEAGSSAAANKTSSGLDVRGLMCLLSLAACGALSWVVLQQNERFSQIEEKYKFLHGKASSLFDMEEEVLKVSKKLAASEDDLQEALSTVSLASRLQQDISILHAAVMVMQDEENSASRDLQTVNGHFLNVTETWQERLAAITSDLAALKAESREAHAGATERVNEAERRARSLAERLEELEDSTKRNARAMERTEEDDAKRAQGQLDWNTKQIHNLEEQISSLNKREAELSTQLQEHIPRAQECEQHLPQVEEAVRSILRLGVDLNGMEKRLEEVTLQVFGTEDSMLKALSEILEMRQELDTLQAQNSILKMKNELSVVKEAVRELTMVLRDNRVDSQKDSGTLEEEGWRDKEEVEEEEEEWEKDDMTTQPLYDDLTE, from the exons ATGCCGACTGAagtgaagcagaggaagaagtcacagaaacaaagtGACGAAGCGTCCGAAACGTCGCCGGCAAATGGCAAAGATGAAGCTCAGAAAGGGAAGACGGAAGCTGGAAGCAGCGCAGCAGCAAATAAAACCTCTTCGGGTTTGGATGTCAGAGGTTTAATGTGCTTACTGTCGCTTGCAGCCTGCGGAGCTCTGAGCTG GGTGGTCCTCCAGCAGAACGAGAGGTTCTCCCAAATTGAAGAGAAGTACAAGTTTTTGCACGGAAAGGCTTCGAGTCTGTTCGACATGGAGGAAGAAGTCCTGAAAGTTTCTAAGAAG CTTGCTGCCTCTGAGGATGACCTACAGGAGGCGCTCTCCACCGTCTCCTTGGCATCACGACTCCAGCAGGACATCTCCATCCTCCACGCAGCTGTCATGGTGATGCAGGACGAGGAGAACTCTGCCTCTCGTGACCTGCAGACGGTCAACGGCCACTTCCTCAACGTGACGGAGACGTGGCAGGAGCGTCTGGCCGCCATCACCTCTGACCTGGCCGCCCTCAAGGCCGAGTCCCGGGAGGCTCACGCTGGAGCCACAGAGCGAGTGAACGAGGCCGAGCGGAGGGCACGGTCGCTGGCGGAGAGGTTGGAGGAGCTCGAGGACAGCACTAAGAGGAACGCCCGAGCTATGGAGCGCACGGAGGAAGACGACGCCAAGCGAGCGCAGGGTCAGCTGGACTGGAACACCAAGCAGATCCACAACCTGGAGGAGCAGATCAGCAGCCTGAACAAGAGGGAGGCTGAGCTCAGCACTCAGCTGCAGGAGCACATTCCCCGAGCGCAGGAGTGTGAACAGCACCTGCCCCAGGTAGAGGAGGCGGTGCGCTCCATCCTGAGGCTGGGGGTGGATCTGAACGGGATGGAGAAGCGTCTGGAGGAGGTGACGTTGCAGGTGTTTGGGACTGAGGACAGCATGCTGAAAGCACTCAGTGAGATCCTGGAGATGAGACAGGAGCTGGACACCCTGCAGGCCCAAAACAGCATCCTcaagatgaaaaatgagctgTCAGTGGTGAAAGAGGCGGTCCGTGAACTCACCATGGTGCTGAGGGACAACAGGGTCGACAGCCAGAAGGACTCTGGCACTCTGGAGGAAGAAGGATggagagacaaggaggaggtggaggaggaggaggaggagtgggaaaAAGATGACATGACAACTCAGCCTCTGTATGATGACCTCACTGaatga
- the arfgap3 gene encoding ADP-ribosylation factor GTPase-activating protein 3, translating into MSEPSKQDISAIFKRLRSVPTNKICFDCSVKNPSWASITYGVFLCIDCSGVHRSLGVHLSFIRSTELDFNWSWFQLRCMQVGGNASAIAFFNQHGCTASAANAKYNSRAAQLYREKIKTLATQATRRHGTELWLDSQAPLSPTSPDDKQVDFFSLHSQAVPENLNMAKMSLSPSTSEKLVTAEKEEDKNGNLEEGPSVEMLSISPKANQELSSLLKKKPAGAKKTLASKKGGLGAQKVSSKSFSELEKKAQAADKLREKEESTTAAKNIQSEESIVPSLRLACMDLEKQRKMEEQKLKGLEGKKREQAERLGMGLGMRSGVSHSVTSDMQIIQQESPLGAKTTKGRRFTEDDDDDEGTFSSRVMSRFGDQSETSDSFSSRWDDRGEGGGWMKESKKPEPDFLLTSTMSSLDDRPTSRRKPEPVLDTGEARTKFGDVKAISSDMYFGKQDNSEYEAKTQLERFAGSTAISSADLFDDPKKQAASSYRLTNVLPSAPDMSQLKLGVRSVAGKLSVMASGVVSSIQDHYSS; encoded by the exons ATGTCAGAGCCCAGCAAGCAGGACATTTCAGCTATCTTTAAGCGGCTTCGCTCCGTTCCTACGAATAAG ATTTGCTTTGACTGCTCGGTTAAGAACCCCAGCTGGGCCAGCATCACCTATGGTGTGTTCCTATGTATAGATTGCTCTGGAGTACACAGATCTCTGGGGGTGCACCTGTCCTTTATCAG GTCCACAGAGCTGGATTTCAATTGGTCGTGGTTTCAGCTAAGATGTATGCAAGTGGGAGGCAATGCCAGTGCG ATTGCATTTTTCAATCAACACGGTTGCACAGCCAGCGCTGCCAATGCCAAGTACAACAGCCGAGCTGCTCAGCTGTACAGGGAGAAGATAAAGACTTTAGCCACACAAGCCACCAGACGCCATGGCACTGAG TTGTGGCTTGACAGTCAGGCTCCTCTCTCCCCAACATCACCAGATGACAAGCAGGTGGACTTCTTCAGTCTGCATTCACAG GCTGTCCCTGAAAATCTGAACATGGCCAAGATGAGTCTCAGCCCCTCCACATCAGAGAAGCTTGTAActgcagaaaaagaggaagataaaaatg GTAATCTAGAGGAGGGTCCTAGTGTGGAGATGCTGAGTATTTCTCCAAAAGCAAATCAAG aactctcctctctcctgaaGAAGAAACCAGCCGGTGCCAAGAAAACC TTGGCCTCTAAGAAGGGAGGTCTGGGTGCTCAGAAGGTAAGCAGCAAGAGTTTCtcagagctggagaagaaggCTCAAGCTGCTGacaagctgagagagaaagaagagagcaCTACTGCTGCCAAGAATATTCAATCTGAGGAATCCAT CGTTCCATCCCTGCGACTGGCCTGTATGGATctggagaagcagaggaaaatgGAGGAGCAGAAGCTGAAGGGGTTagaggggaagaagagagagcaaGCTGAGAGACTGGGCATGGGGCTAGGCATGAGGAG TGGAGTGTCTCATTCTGTGACGTCGGACATGCAGATCATCCAGCAGGAGAGTCCACTGGGGGCCAAGACCACCAAAGGACGACGGTTCACTGaagacgacgatgatgatgaagggaCCTTCAGCTCCAG GGTCATGTCCCGGTTTGGGGATCAAAGCGAAACCTCTGATAGTTTCTCCTCACGGTGGGATGACAGGGGTGAGGGAGGAGGCTGGATGAAGGAGAGCAAGAAACCGGAGCCGGACTTCTTGTTGACCTCCACGATGTCATCGCTGGATGACAG GCCCACCTCCAGAAGAAAACCAGAGCCAGTGTTGGACACAGGAGAGGCTCGGACGAAGTTTGGAGACGTGAAAGCTATCTCCTCTGACATGTACTTTGGAAAACAGGATAACTCTGAG TACGAGGCCAAAACACAACTGGAAAGATTTGCTGGGAGCACCGCTATCAGTTCAGCCGACCTTTTTGATGATCCAAAGAAACAGGCCG CGAGTTCGTACCGTCTGACCAACGTGCTGCCCAGTGCTCCCGACATGTCGCAGCTCAAACTGGGAGTGCGCTCAGTGGCAGGGAAGCTCTCCGTCATGGCCAGTGGCGTAGTTAGCTCAATTCAG GATCACTACAGTTCCTGA
- the pacsin2 gene encoding protein kinase C and casein kinase substrate in neurons protein 2 isoform X3 produces MSGSYDDSMIDVSSDSFWEVGNYKRTVKRVDDGNRLCNDLMNCLHERARIEKSYAQQLTEWGKRWRQLIEKGPQYGTLERAWSALCTEAEKVSELHMEVKAALMGEDYEKLKNWQRDAYHKQMIGGFKETKEADDGFRKAQKPWAKKLKEMETMKKSYHSACKEEKLAASRETNSKLESNNNPDAQKKLQEKVEKCQQEVQKTKERYEKSLEELDKLTPQYMENMEQVFEQWQQFEEKRIRFFKELLLEVKQHLDLSTNHRFQTIYHTLEDTVSATDAEEDLKWFRSNQGPGMPMNWPQFEDWSIDLNRTLSRREKKKPSEGVTLTGISQTGSDQPVQPAKTSSSAGSVEKTADWSDEDTGGNPFSSNGDGNPFEDEPASPVISVPVRALYDYEGQEQDELSFKAGEEFTKIGEEDDQGWCKGRLKDGQTGLYPANYVENIQ; encoded by the exons ATGTCAGGCTCCTACGATGACTCCATGATCGATGTCTCCAGTGACAGCTTCTGGGAG GTTGGTAACTACAAGCGAACAGTGAAACGGGTAGACGATGGCAACCGACTGTGCAACGATCTGATGAACTGCCTCCATGAGCGGGCACGCATTGAAAAGTCCTACGCACAGCAGCTCACAGAGTGGGGGAAGCGCTGGCGGCAACTCATAGAAAAAG GCCCTCAGTATGGTACGCTGGAGCGGGCGTGGTCGGCTCTGTGCACGGAGGCGGAGAAGGTGAGCGAGCTCCACATGGAGGTGAAAGCAGCACTGATGGGGGAAGACTATGAGAAGCTGAAGAACTGGCAGAGAGACGCCTACCACAAACAGATGATCGGCGGCTTCAAAGAGACTAAAGAGGCTGACGACGGCTTCCGCAAGGCTCAGAAGCCGTGGGCAAAGAAACTCAAAGAG ATGGAAACAATGAAGAAGTCTTACCACTCTGCCTGCAAAGAGGAGAAGTTGGCAGCCAGCAGGGAGACCAACAGCAAACTGGAGAGCAACAACAACCCTGATGCCCAGAAGAAGCTCCAGGAAAAGGTGGAGAAGTGTCAGCAGGAGGTGCAGAAG ACTAAAGAACGCTATGAGAAATCCCTGGAAGAACTTGACAAGTTGACCCCTCAGTATATGGAGAACATGGAGCAGGTGTTTGAGCAGTGGCAGCAGTTTGAGGAAAAACGCATCCGCTTcttcaaagagctgctgctggaggttaAACAGCACCTGGATCTCTCCACCAAtcacag ATTCCAGACAATCTACCACACGCTGGAAGACACAGTCTCTGCTACTGATGCGGAGGAGGACCTGAAATGGTTCCGGTCCAATCAAGGCCCTGGCATGCCAATGAACTGGCCCCAGTTTGAG GACTGGTCCATAGACCTGAACCGAACCCTCAGCAgacgagagaagaagaagccatCGGAGGGCGTCACTCTGACAGGCATCAGTCAAACTGGGTCAGACCAGCCTGTTCAGCCTGCCAAGACCAGCAGCAG TGCGGGCAGTGTGGAGAAGACTGCAGACTGGTCGGATGAAGACACAGGTGGTAACCCTTTCTCCTCAAACGGTGATGGGAATCCATTTGAAGATGAGCCAGCTTCTCCAGTCATATCTGTGCCTGTCAGAGCCCTCTACGACTATGAAGGACAGGAGCAGGATGAGCTGAGCTTCAAAGCAG GGGAGGAGTTCACCAAAATTGGTGAAGAAGATGATCAGGGTTGGTGCAAAGGCCGGCTCAAGGACGGACAAACTGGCCTCTATCCTGCTAACTATGTGGAAAACATCCAGTAA
- the pacsin2 gene encoding protein kinase C and casein kinase substrate in neurons protein 2 isoform X2 — MSGSYDDSMIDVSSDSFWEVGNYKRTVKRVDDGNRLCNDLMNCLHERARIEKSYAQQLTEWGKRWRQLIEKGPQYGTLERAWSALCTEAEKVSELHMEVKAALMGEDYEKLKNWQRDAYHKQMIGGFKETKEADDGFRKAQKPWAKKLKEMETMKKSYHSACKEEKLAASRETNSKLESNNNPDAQKKLQEKVEKCQQEVQKTKERYEKSLEELDKLTPQYMENMEQVFEQWQQFEEKRIRFFKELLLEVKQHLDLSTNHRFQTIYHTLEDTVSATDAEEDLKWFRSNQGPGMPMNWPQFEDWSIDLNRTLSRREKKKPSEGVTLTGISQTGSDQPVQPAKTSSSLTVPNKTAPVGSNPFEDDDDEEEEEEEMAVEQQTTVNHISVKKEEIKTAGSVEKTADWSDEDTGGNPFSSNGDGNPFEDEPASPVISVPVRALYDYEGQEQDELSFKAGEEFTKIGEEDDQGWCKGRLKDGQTGLYPANYVENIQ; from the exons ATGTCAGGCTCCTACGATGACTCCATGATCGATGTCTCCAGTGACAGCTTCTGGGAG GTTGGTAACTACAAGCGAACAGTGAAACGGGTAGACGATGGCAACCGACTGTGCAACGATCTGATGAACTGCCTCCATGAGCGGGCACGCATTGAAAAGTCCTACGCACAGCAGCTCACAGAGTGGGGGAAGCGCTGGCGGCAACTCATAGAAAAAG GCCCTCAGTATGGTACGCTGGAGCGGGCGTGGTCGGCTCTGTGCACGGAGGCGGAGAAGGTGAGCGAGCTCCACATGGAGGTGAAAGCAGCACTGATGGGGGAAGACTATGAGAAGCTGAAGAACTGGCAGAGAGACGCCTACCACAAACAGATGATCGGCGGCTTCAAAGAGACTAAAGAGGCTGACGACGGCTTCCGCAAGGCTCAGAAGCCGTGGGCAAAGAAACTCAAAGAG ATGGAAACAATGAAGAAGTCTTACCACTCTGCCTGCAAAGAGGAGAAGTTGGCAGCCAGCAGGGAGACCAACAGCAAACTGGAGAGCAACAACAACCCTGATGCCCAGAAGAAGCTCCAGGAAAAGGTGGAGAAGTGTCAGCAGGAGGTGCAGAAG ACTAAAGAACGCTATGAGAAATCCCTGGAAGAACTTGACAAGTTGACCCCTCAGTATATGGAGAACATGGAGCAGGTGTTTGAGCAGTGGCAGCAGTTTGAGGAAAAACGCATCCGCTTcttcaaagagctgctgctggaggttaAACAGCACCTGGATCTCTCCACCAAtcacag ATTCCAGACAATCTACCACACGCTGGAAGACACAGTCTCTGCTACTGATGCGGAGGAGGACCTGAAATGGTTCCGGTCCAATCAAGGCCCTGGCATGCCAATGAACTGGCCCCAGTTTGAG GACTGGTCCATAGACCTGAACCGAACCCTCAGCAgacgagagaagaagaagccatCGGAGGGCGTCACTCTGACAGGCATCAGTCAAACTGGGTCAGACCAGCCTGTTCAGCCTGCCAAGACCAGCAGCAG CCTGACTGTGCCCAATAAAACAGCACCAGTGGGCTCTAACCCATTTGAAGATGacgacgatgaggaggaggaggaggaggagatggccgTGGAGCAGCAGACCACAGTCAACCACATCAGtgtgaaaaaagaggaaataaaaac TGCGGGCAGTGTGGAGAAGACTGCAGACTGGTCGGATGAAGACACAGGTGGTAACCCTTTCTCCTCAAACGGTGATGGGAATCCATTTGAAGATGAGCCAGCTTCTCCAGTCATATCTGTGCCTGTCAGAGCCCTCTACGACTATGAAGGACAGGAGCAGGATGAGCTGAGCTTCAAAGCAG GGGAGGAGTTCACCAAAATTGGTGAAGAAGATGATCAGGGTTGGTGCAAAGGCCGGCTCAAGGACGGACAAACTGGCCTCTATCCTGCTAACTATGTGGAAAACATCCAGTAA
- the pacsin2 gene encoding protein kinase C and casein kinase substrate in neurons protein 2 isoform X1: MSGSYDDSMIDVSSDSFWEVGNYKRTVKRVDDGNRLCNDLMNCLHERARIEKSYAQQLTEWGKRWRQLIEKGPQYGTLERAWSALCTEAEKVSELHMEVKAALMGEDYEKLKNWQRDAYHKQMIGGFKETKEADDGFRKAQKPWAKKLKEMETMKKSYHSACKEEKLAASRETNSKLESNNNPDAQKKLQEKVEKCQQEVQKTKERYEKSLEELDKLTPQYMENMEQVFEQWQQFEEKRIRFFKELLLEVKQHLDLSTNHRFQTIYHTLEDTVSATDAEEDLKWFRSNQGPGMPMNWPQFEDWSIDLNRTLSRREKKKPSEGVTLTGISQTGSDQPVQPAKTSSSLTVPNKTAPVGSNPFEDDDDEEEEEEEMAVEQQTTVNHISVKKEEIKTLVNRRKHSADPQPLPPPAFSVSIFVSWVAFLAISSSRFLCSLPPCNPLSSLRWQVVVLLCCMVSGMALHTRPVCVCPSLLTAPCLTEHHMSCAWGRMGGDTPIGFCLTVRSEY, translated from the exons ATGTCAGGCTCCTACGATGACTCCATGATCGATGTCTCCAGTGACAGCTTCTGGGAG GTTGGTAACTACAAGCGAACAGTGAAACGGGTAGACGATGGCAACCGACTGTGCAACGATCTGATGAACTGCCTCCATGAGCGGGCACGCATTGAAAAGTCCTACGCACAGCAGCTCACAGAGTGGGGGAAGCGCTGGCGGCAACTCATAGAAAAAG GCCCTCAGTATGGTACGCTGGAGCGGGCGTGGTCGGCTCTGTGCACGGAGGCGGAGAAGGTGAGCGAGCTCCACATGGAGGTGAAAGCAGCACTGATGGGGGAAGACTATGAGAAGCTGAAGAACTGGCAGAGAGACGCCTACCACAAACAGATGATCGGCGGCTTCAAAGAGACTAAAGAGGCTGACGACGGCTTCCGCAAGGCTCAGAAGCCGTGGGCAAAGAAACTCAAAGAG ATGGAAACAATGAAGAAGTCTTACCACTCTGCCTGCAAAGAGGAGAAGTTGGCAGCCAGCAGGGAGACCAACAGCAAACTGGAGAGCAACAACAACCCTGATGCCCAGAAGAAGCTCCAGGAAAAGGTGGAGAAGTGTCAGCAGGAGGTGCAGAAG ACTAAAGAACGCTATGAGAAATCCCTGGAAGAACTTGACAAGTTGACCCCTCAGTATATGGAGAACATGGAGCAGGTGTTTGAGCAGTGGCAGCAGTTTGAGGAAAAACGCATCCGCTTcttcaaagagctgctgctggaggttaAACAGCACCTGGATCTCTCCACCAAtcacag ATTCCAGACAATCTACCACACGCTGGAAGACACAGTCTCTGCTACTGATGCGGAGGAGGACCTGAAATGGTTCCGGTCCAATCAAGGCCCTGGCATGCCAATGAACTGGCCCCAGTTTGAG GACTGGTCCATAGACCTGAACCGAACCCTCAGCAgacgagagaagaagaagccatCGGAGGGCGTCACTCTGACAGGCATCAGTCAAACTGGGTCAGACCAGCCTGTTCAGCCTGCCAAGACCAGCAGCAG CCTGACTGTGCCCAATAAAACAGCACCAGTGGGCTCTAACCCATTTGAAGATGacgacgatgaggaggaggaggaggaggagatggccgTGGAGCAGCAGACCACAGTCAACCACATCAGtgtgaaaaaagaggaaataaaaacgTTGGTGAACAGGAGAAAACACTCCGCAGACCCAcaacccctccccccccccgCCTTTTCTGTTTCCATCTTTGTTTCATGGGTCGCCTTTCTTGCCATTTCTTCGTCTCGGTTCCTTTGCTCCCTTCCTCCTTGTaaccctctctcctccctcaggtgGCAGGTTGTTGTGTTGCTCTGCTGCATGGTCAGTGGAATGGCATTGCACACCAggccagtgtgtgtctgtccttcGCTCCTAACAGCGCCATGTCTCACAGAACATCACATGTCATGCGCATGGGGGCGCATGGGGGGGGACACACCAATAGGCTTCTGTCTTACAGTCAGATCTGAATATTGA